A single Anopheles funestus chromosome 2RL, idAnoFuneDA-416_04, whole genome shotgun sequence DNA region contains:
- the LOC125761530 gene encoding phosphatidylserine decarboxylase proenzyme, mitochondrial isoform X1: MAVFMPKYRLFSKAVNLKPNPRQWSARWTIVQRSIYGSRQLQQQPNTSATNHHNHHNHHHQHQQQFHHQSTTGKSRSKVYRKWSWKAGAGWTILSVLDWWLLAAGGWLTWRGVFLRWTPIGICMVVAAKWHLHNRELDKKGLPRTAAKWQAKMYCSLPLRVMSRCWGWMADRKVPKPVRPMIYGLYSTTFGVKMEEAAADNFKEYRSLGEFFTRPLKEDARPLDPKTSFVSPCDGRILHFGTASTSQIEQVKGVSYSLEAFLGPPTWTKKDAPEMVEKVKKKSSPDSVLYQCVIYLAPGDYHRFHSPTLWKPELRRHFSGELLSVSPKIAGWIPGLFCLNERAVYIGKWKHGFFSYTAVGATNVGSVEIFMDEKLKTNKWVGLACGSHKKKEYDELEMPNDKYLDKGELVGQFRMGSTIVLIFEAPKEFKFNLFPGQRVKVGERLGTFEGTEETTEDPAEVKRAIESLDDTEPTSL, encoded by the exons GTTCTCCAAGGCGGTCAACCTGAAGCCGAACCCCAGACAGTGGTCTGCGAGATGGACTATTGTGCAGCGGTCAATATATGGTAGCAGACAGCTTCAGCAGCAGCCGAATACATCCGCGACAAATCACCACAATCATCAcaaccaccatcaccaacatcagcagcagttcCACCATCAGTCGACGACAGGTAAATCCCGTAGCAAAGTTTACAGAAAGTGGAGTTGGAAGGCCGGTGCAGGTTGGACTATATTATCGGTTTTGGATTGGTGGTTACTAGCGGCCGGCGGTTGGTTGACTTGGCGCGGTGTATTTCTTCGTTGGACACCCATCGGTATCTGTATGGTGGTGGCAGCAAAGTGGCACCTTCACAATCGTGAACTCGATAAGAAGGGCCTACCGCGAACCGCCGCAAAATGGCAG GCGAAAATGTACTGTTCGCTGCCACTGCGGGTCATGAGCCGGTGCTGGGGATGGATGGCCGATCGAAAGGTTCCAAAACCCGTACGTCCCATGATCTATGGTCTCTACTCGACAACGTTCGGTGTAAAGATGGAGGAAGCCGCAGCAGATAACTTCAA AGAGTATCGTAGCTTAGGAGAATTTTTCACCCGCCCGCTCAAGGAAGACGCTCGTCCCTTGGATCCTAAAACCAGCTTTGTGTCACCATGTGATGGTAGAATTCTCCACTTCGGTACTGCCAGTACTAGTCAAATCGAGCAG GTAAAAGGAGTGTCATACAGCTTAGAGGCGTTCCTAGGACCTCCGACGTGGACCAAAAAGGATGCCCCGGAGATGGTggaaaaggtgaagaaaaaatcttCACCCGACAGTGTACTGTATCAGTGCGTCATCTACCTAGCACCGGGAGATTACCATCGATTCCACTCGCCCACGTTATGGAAACCGGAACTGCGAAGACACTTTTCCGGTGAACTGTTGTCCGTGAGTCCGAAAATTGCGGGCTGGATTCCGGGATTGTTTTGTCTCAACGAAAGGGCGGTCTACATTGGTAAATGGAAACATGGGTTCTTCAGTTACACCGCTGTCG GAGCTACCAATGTTGGCTCGGTGGAGATTTTTATGGACGAAAAGCTGAAAACGAACAAATGGGTCGGATTAGCCTGCGGTAGTCACAAGAAGAAGGAGTACGACGAGCTGGAAATGCCTAATGATAAGTACCTGGACAAGGGCGAACTGGTGGGTCAGTTCCGGATGGGAAGCACCATTGTGTTAATCTTCGAAGCGCCTAAAGAATTTAA ATTCAATCTGTTTCCTGGTCAACGTGTGAAAGTCGGAGAGCGGTTAGGGACGTTCGAAGGTACAGAAGAAACGACGGAAGATCCAGCAGAAGTGAAACGCGCGATCGAATCTTTGGACGATACGGAACCGACAAGTTTGTAA
- the LOC125761530 gene encoding phosphatidylserine decarboxylase proenzyme, mitochondrial isoform X2, producing MAVFMPKYRLFSKAVNLKPNPRQWSARWTIVQRSIYGSRQLQQQPNTSATNHHNHHNHHHQHQQQFHHQSTTAAGGWLTWRGVFLRWTPIGICMVVAAKWHLHNRELDKKGLPRTAAKWQAKMYCSLPLRVMSRCWGWMADRKVPKPVRPMIYGLYSTTFGVKMEEAAADNFKEYRSLGEFFTRPLKEDARPLDPKTSFVSPCDGRILHFGTASTSQIEQVKGVSYSLEAFLGPPTWTKKDAPEMVEKVKKKSSPDSVLYQCVIYLAPGDYHRFHSPTLWKPELRRHFSGELLSVSPKIAGWIPGLFCLNERAVYIGKWKHGFFSYTAVGATNVGSVEIFMDEKLKTNKWVGLACGSHKKKEYDELEMPNDKYLDKGELVGQFRMGSTIVLIFEAPKEFKFNLFPGQRVKVGERLGTFEGTEETTEDPAEVKRAIESLDDTEPTSL from the exons GTTCTCCAAGGCGGTCAACCTGAAGCCGAACCCCAGACAGTGGTCTGCGAGATGGACTATTGTGCAGCGGTCAATATATGGTAGCAGACAGCTTCAGCAGCAGCCGAATACATCCGCGACAAATCACCACAATCATCAcaaccaccatcaccaacatcagcagcagttcCACCATCAGTCGACGACAG CGGCCGGCGGTTGGTTGACTTGGCGCGGTGTATTTCTTCGTTGGACACCCATCGGTATCTGTATGGTGGTGGCAGCAAAGTGGCACCTTCACAATCGTGAACTCGATAAGAAGGGCCTACCGCGAACCGCCGCAAAATGGCAG GCGAAAATGTACTGTTCGCTGCCACTGCGGGTCATGAGCCGGTGCTGGGGATGGATGGCCGATCGAAAGGTTCCAAAACCCGTACGTCCCATGATCTATGGTCTCTACTCGACAACGTTCGGTGTAAAGATGGAGGAAGCCGCAGCAGATAACTTCAA AGAGTATCGTAGCTTAGGAGAATTTTTCACCCGCCCGCTCAAGGAAGACGCTCGTCCCTTGGATCCTAAAACCAGCTTTGTGTCACCATGTGATGGTAGAATTCTCCACTTCGGTACTGCCAGTACTAGTCAAATCGAGCAG GTAAAAGGAGTGTCATACAGCTTAGAGGCGTTCCTAGGACCTCCGACGTGGACCAAAAAGGATGCCCCGGAGATGGTggaaaaggtgaagaaaaaatcttCACCCGACAGTGTACTGTATCAGTGCGTCATCTACCTAGCACCGGGAGATTACCATCGATTCCACTCGCCCACGTTATGGAAACCGGAACTGCGAAGACACTTTTCCGGTGAACTGTTGTCCGTGAGTCCGAAAATTGCGGGCTGGATTCCGGGATTGTTTTGTCTCAACGAAAGGGCGGTCTACATTGGTAAATGGAAACATGGGTTCTTCAGTTACACCGCTGTCG GAGCTACCAATGTTGGCTCGGTGGAGATTTTTATGGACGAAAAGCTGAAAACGAACAAATGGGTCGGATTAGCCTGCGGTAGTCACAAGAAGAAGGAGTACGACGAGCTGGAAATGCCTAATGATAAGTACCTGGACAAGGGCGAACTGGTGGGTCAGTTCCGGATGGGAAGCACCATTGTGTTAATCTTCGAAGCGCCTAAAGAATTTAA ATTCAATCTGTTTCCTGGTCAACGTGTGAAAGTCGGAGAGCGGTTAGGGACGTTCGAAGGTACAGAAGAAACGACGGAAGATCCAGCAGAAGTGAAACGCGCGATCGAATCTTTGGACGATACGGAACCGACAAGTTTGTAA
- the LOC125761516 gene encoding activating signal cointegrator 1 complex subunit 3 — MTELPRLSRAMRANTDLDVQRNLSLDTKERATIQLFRKKEVTSGVSWKELKLFINSYVDAKMTGVLSKQLRDLWEMSREMVGSEENAELIDEAAILVLRLFLDQKVVMMKHLSKLKKMFGQVPNALINKMCTLVYDISSNLNPECRKYLEEQEIGENGHVQEGWGDAIECKLSLDRKTHDHSKLMDLSPANPLDSQVAQSFTMNYEAIQMSSEPVAGCSRVSVAKQQPEKYTRSWLAQQVPPDLVDNLMELLKSAKTNDELQMDLFDFLGVEYLDVIPEMLQNRKHLIESVKALKQIKVMKKIQQNMEAMQHAPSYLMPVTIQTESQKQMRKQVNKEQKKLKKFLNETAVDKKGDCVEIDPKQLRMNYQKSLMLAAQMPQMLLEKIKAKGVLPISKPAVKPVKYPNVYDSYSEARSHVGFIAGNKIVLPENVERTDNKLFEEVKIPATDPPPLSIGSERIKISCLDEIGQIAFKGCEELNRIQSVVYPAAYNSNENLLVCAPTGAGKTNVAMLTIVYTIRQFVDQGVIHRDQFKIVYVAPMKALAAEMTSNFGRRLQPLGISVRELTGDMQLTKTELQQTQMIVTTPEKWDVVTRKGAGDVAFISLVKLLIIDEVHLLHGERGPVVEALVARTLRLVESSQSMIRIVGLSATLPNYIDVARFLRVNPMIGLFFFDSRFRPVPLSTNFIGVKALNALKQLSDMDLICYERCIDMVRQGHQVMVFVHARNATVRTATLIKDLAQQRGHINLLIPDSNPEYGSALKTVSKSRNKQLVELFQNGLAMHHAGMLRQDRNLVEKYFADGMIKVLVCTATLAWGVNLPAHAVIIKGTEIYDSKHGTFVDLGILDVLQIFGRAGRPQYDKSGVGTIITTHDKLNHYLSLLTNQFPIESNFIQCLVDNLNAEVTLGTISNVDEAIVWLSYTYLFVRMRMNPQCYGLNYDELREDPSLEHKRRQLIHTAAMALDKARMVRYNDRTGDLNVTDLGRTASHFYIKYDTVEVFNEMLKPIMTDADILQMMANAHEFQQLKVRDDEMDELDDLTHVCCEVPVRGGSENIHGKVNILMQTYLSKGMVRSFSLMSDMSYITQNTIRIARALFTMVLRANNPILAGRMLNVSKMFEKQMWESQTPMYQFNILPLDVVDKIEKRGLSVLALRDMEEKEIGDFLRNHRYAKSVKRCAEEFPMLEIEATLQPITRTVLRIRVFIRASFRWNDRVHGKTAESFWIWIEDPESNYIYHSEYFQITKRQTMRQEDQELIMTIPLKDPLPPQYYIRVASDTWLGSNNLVPLSFKHLILPEVHPPHTELLPLQPLPVTVLNNRKYESLYSFTHYNPIQTQIFHCLYHTDNNVLLGAPTGSGKTIAAEMAMFRVFRLLPTGKVVYIAPLKALVKERMDDWKVRIEQKLGKKVVELTGDVTPDVRAIKESTVIITTPEKWDGISRSWQTRDYVRDVALIVIDEIHLLGEDRGPVLEVIVSRMNFISSHTEQTVRIVGLSTALANARDLANWLGIDTMGLYNFKPSVRPVPLSVHIQGFPGRHYCPRMATMNRPAFQAIRQYSPCTPVLIFVASRRQTRLTALDLITFLASEDNSKQFLHTSEEEMEQILQNVRDSNLRLTLAFGIGMHHAGLHERDRKTAEELFLNRKIQILIATATLAWGVNLPAHLVIIKGTEFYDGKLKRYVDMPITDVLQMMGRAGRPQFGNEGIACVYVQDTRKNFYKKFLYDPFPVESSLLTVLPDHINAEIVAGTLRTKQSILDYLTWTYFYRRLLRNPTYYGLETTEMDNVNYFLSELIETVLDKLIRAGCVIVEEDNRSLIATSMGRISSYYYLSHITMRHFADTLRYDMSMEELLRAMADAAEFEEHPVRHNEDLYNADLAKLCPLKVDPLSVDNPHTKVFLLLQAHLSRLPLPNSDYGTDTKSVLDQSIRILQAMIDISAESGWLATTLRIQLLMQCIIQARWLDDPIVMTLPNVEAHNADIFNQIKTDLPFLTLPGLKEKCHRKYEILAATLRQEFDEPEIEQIYKVISELPLLNVQISMRGPYGKEGDVSRPVQQPTTRDQWMELYADQEYVVCVQLIRLGSFETLHINCPKFPKGKDEGWFLTLGHQADGELVALKRCVYRSNRSTHQLCFYAPSRVGRCIYTVYLLSDGYLGLDQQYNIQFEVVPPPAREKDGMQQVFGKDEGFW, encoded by the exons ATGACGGAGTTACCGAGATTATCCCGGGCTATGCGAGCCAACACTGACCTGGATGTACAACGAAATCTTTCCCTTGATACCAAGGAACGAGCCACCATACAGCTGTTCCGCAAGAAGGAAGTTACTAG TGGTGTTTCGTGGAAGGAATTAAAACTGTTCATCAATAGTTATGTGGATGCAAAAATGACTGGCGTTCTATCAAAACAGCTACGGGACCTATGGGAAATGAGCCGAGAAATGGTAGGCTCGGAAGAAAACGCCGAATTGATCGACGAAGCGGCTATACTTGTGCTGCGGTTATTTCTAGATCAAAAAGTCGTCATGATGAAGCATTTGTCTAAgctgaagaaaatgtttggaCAGGTACCAAATGCTCTAATCAACAAAATGTGTACG ttGGTCTATGATATAAGTAGTAACTTGAACCCCGAATGTAGGAAATATCTCGAAGAGCAAGAGATAGGCGAAAATGGCCATGTCCAAGAAGGTTGGGGCGATGCTATCGAATGCAAACTGTCGCTGGATCGAAAGACACACGACCACAGCAAACTGATGGATCTTTCTCCTGCGAATCCGTTGGATAGTCAGGTGGCGCAAAGTTTTACGATGAACTACGAGgctattcagatgtcttccgAGCCGGTAGCGGGATGTTCCCGTGTCTCAGTTGCTAAACAACAACCGGAAAAGTATACGCGAAGTTGGCTGGCCCAGCAAGTTCCACCGGACTTGGTGGACAATCTAATGGAATTGCTTAAGTCGGCTAAAACGAATGACGAGCTGCAAATGGATTTGTTCGACTTTCTTGGAGTGGAATATTTGGACGTGATACCGGAAATGCTACAGAACCGTAAGCATCTTATCGAGTCCGTGAAAGCGCTGAAGCAAATTAAAGTGATGAAAAAGATACAACAGAACATGGAAGCTATGCAACACGCCCCGTCCTATCTGATGCCGGTGACGATACAAACGGAATCGCAGAAGCAAATGCGCAAGCAGGTTAATAAGGAGCAGAAAAAGCTGAAAAAGTTTCTTAACGAGACGGCAGTCGACAAGAAGGGCGACTGTGTGGAGATCGATCCAAAACAACTGCGCATGAATTATCAGAAGAGTTTGATGCTCGCAGCACAGATGCCTCAAATGCTGTTGGAAAAGATCAAAGCTAAGGGCGTTCTGCCAATTTCGAAACCAGCCGTTAAACCGGTGAAGTATCCGAACGTGTACGATTCGTACAGCGAAGCTCGCAGTCACGTTGGATTCATCGCGGGCAACAAGATTGTCCTGCCAGAGAACGTGGAACGGACGGATAACAAGCTGTTCGAAGAGGTTAAGATTCCTGCCACCGATCCGCCGCCTTTGTCAATTGGTAGCGAAAGGATCAAAATAAGCTGTTTGGATGAAATTGGACAGATCGCATTCAAGGGATGCGAAGAGTTGAATCGGATTCAAAGTGTCGTGTACCCGGCGGCCTATAATAGCAACGAAAATTTGCTTGTGTGCGCCCCTACTGGAGCGGGAAAGACTAATGTAGCCATGTTGACGATCGTGTACACGATCAGGCAATTCGTTGATCAAGGTGTTATTCACCGCGATCAGTTCAAAATCGTGTATGTGGCACCGATGAAGGCACTGGCGGCAGAAATGACTTCAAACTTCGGGCGACGGTTGCAACCTTTAGGCATTTCTGTGCGAGAACTCACCGGAGACATGCAGCTAACCAAGACGGAGCTACAGCAGACGCAAATGATCGTTACTACGCCCGAAAAATGGGATGTTGTTACACGCAAAGGTGCCGGCGACGTAGCATTCATCAGTTTGGTGAAACTGCTCATCATCGACGAGGTGCATCTGTTGCACGGCGAGCGTGGACCTGTGGTGGAGGCGCTCGTGGCTAGAACGCTTCGGTTAGTGGAATCTTCCCAAAGCATGATACGAATCGTCGGTTTGTCGGCCACACTTCCCAACTACATTGACGTGGCACGGTTTTTACGTGTAAATCCAATGattggattgtttttcttcgattCCCGCTTCCGACCAGTTCCGCTAAGCACAAACTTTATAGGCGTGAAAGCGCTGAATGCGCTAAAGCAGCTTTCGGACATGGATTTGATTTGTTACGAGCGTTGCATCGATATGGTACGCCAGGGTCaccaagtgatggtttttgtgcATGCACGCAACGCCACAGTGCGTACGGCCACATTGATCAAGGATCTTGCTCAGCAACGGGGGCACATTAACCTGCTCATACCGGATAGTAATCCCGAGTACGGAAGCGCACTTAAAACGGTATCGAAGAGTCGCAACAAACAGCTGGTAGAACTGTTTCAAAACGGGTTGGCGATGCATCATGCTGGTATGCTGCGGCAAGATAGGAATTTGGTCGAGAAATACTTTGCTGACGGGATGATTAAGGTGTTAGTGTGTACGGCGACACTTGCTTGGGGAGTAAACCTACCGGCGCATGCGGTCATCATCAAGGGAACGGAAATCTACGACTCCAAGCACGGTACGTTCGTGGATCTGGGTATATTGGATGTGCTGCAGATATTCGGTCGAGCTGGACGTCCACAGTACGACAAGAGCGGCGTTGGTACGATCATCACCACGCACGACAAGCTGAACCACTACCTTTCGCTGCTGACCAATCAGTTCCCGATCGAGTCGAACTTTATCCAGTGTTTGGTGGATAATCTGAATGCCGAGGTGACATTAGGAACAATTAGCAACGTAGACGAAGCAATCGTTTGGCTGAGCTACACGTATTTATTCGTGCGTATGCGAATGAATCCGCAGTGCTACGGATTGAACTACGACGAACTGCGCGAAGATCCATCGCTTGAACATAAACGCCGGCAGCTGATCCATACAGCAGCGATGGCGCTAGACAAGGCGCGTATGGTGCGGTACAATGATCGTACTGGTGATCTGAATGTAACGGATCTTGGTCGGACCGCGTCTCATTTCTACATCAAGTACGACACGGTGGAAGTGTTCAATGAAATGTTGAAACCGATCATGACCGACGCGGACATTTTGCAGATGATGGCAAACGCGCACGAATTCCAGCAGCTAAAGGTGCGAGACGACGAGATGGATGAACTGGACGATCTGACACACGTTTGCTGTGAAGTCCCAGTCCGTGGTGGTAGTGAAAATATCCACGGTAAAGTGAACATCCTCATGCAGACGTACCTGTCCAAGGGTATGGTGCGTTCGTTCTCGCTGATGTCTGACATGTCGTACATTACGCAGAACACGATACGAATCGCTCGGGCACTTTTCACGATGGTTTTGCGAGCCAACAATCCCATCCTCGCCGGACGGATGCTAAACGTGAGCAAGATGTTCGAGAAGCAAATGTGGGAATCGCAAACACCGATGTATCAGTTCAATATACTCCCGTTGGACGTGGTAGACAAGATAGAGAAGCGTGGCCTAAGTGTACTCGCGCTCCGGGACATGGAGGAAAAGGAGATAGGAGACTTTTTGCGGAATCATCGCTATGCGAAGAGCGTTAAACGATGTGCGGAAGAGTTTCCCATGCTTGAAATAGAGGCCACGCTTCAGCCGATCACCAGAACAGTGCTGCGTATTAGGGTTTTTATACGGGCTTCATTCCGGTGGAACGATCGTGTGCACGGAAAGACGGCAGAATCGTTCTGGATATGGATAGAGGACCCGGAAAGCAACTATATCTATCATTCGGAGTATTTCCAGATTACGAAACGGCAAACCATGCGGCAGGAGGATCAGGAACTGATTATGACCATCCCCTTGAAAGATCCCTTGCCTCCCCAGTACTATATACGGGTTGCCAGTGACACGTGGCTAGGTAGTAACAATCTGGTACCACTTTCCTTCAAGCACCTCATCCTACCGGAAGTACATCCGCCGCATACGGAGCTCTTGCCCCTGCAACCGCTGCCTGTGACGGTGTTAAATAATCGAAAGTATGAATCATTGTACAGCTTCACCCACTACAATCCCATTCAAACGCAGATCTTCCACTGTCTTTACCACACGGACAACAACGTACTGCTCGGAGCACCGACCGGATCGGGTAAAACAATCGCTGCCGAAATGGCAATGTTCCGCGTGTTTCGGTTGCTTCCCACTGGCAAGGTAGTTTACATCGCACCACTGAAGGCGCTAGTAAAGGAACGAATGGATGATTGGAAAGTGCGGATCGAACAAAAGTTGGGCAAAAAGGTGGTAGAACTGACCGGGGATGTTACACCGGACGTACGAGCGATTAAGGAATCGACGGTAATCATTACCACGCCAGAAAAATGGGATGGTATTAGTCGATCGTGGCAAACGCGTGATTATGTGCGTGACGTTGCGCTGATCGTGATTGACGAAATTCATCTTTTGGGCGAAGATCGTGGTCCAGTGCTGGAGGTGATCGTGTCCCGAATGAACTTCATTTCATCgcacacggaacaaacggttCGGATCGTTGGACTTTCCACAGCTCTAGCAAACGCACGAGATCTGGCAAACTGGCTCGGAATCGATACGATGGGATTGTATAACTTTAAACCGTCCGTCCGACCGGTACCACTGTCGGTACACATACAGGGATTCCCGGGAAGGCATTACTGCCCGCGTATGGCCACCATGAATCGGCCAGCTTTTCAGGCCATCCGGCAATATTCACCATGCACTCCGGTGCTTATATTTGTGGCGTCTCGCAGACAAACTCGTCTTACGGCGCTAGATTTGATCACGTTTCTTGCAAGTGAAGACAATTCCAAACAGTTCCTACACACGTCTGAAGAAGAAATGGAGCAAATTCTGCAAAACGTTCGCGACAGTAACCTTCGGCTAACGTTAGCGTTTGGTATCGGGATGCATCATGCTGGATTACACGAGCGCGACCGGAAGACGGCTGAGGAGCTGTTTTTGAACAGAAAAATTCAGATCCTTATTGCAACGGCCACATTAGCGTGGGGCGTCAACCTTCCCGCCCATTTAGTGATCATCAAAGGAACGGAGTTTTATGATGGCAAACTGAAACGATACGTAGATATGCCGATCACAGACGTCCTGCAGATGATGGGCCGTGCAGGACGACCGCAATTCGGCAACGAGGGTATTGCCTGCGTGTACGTGCAGGACACGAGaaaaaacttttacaaaaagttCCTGTACGATCCATTTCCGGTAGAATCCAGCCTACTTACCGTGCTGCCGGATCACATCAACGCGGAAATAGTGGCGGGAACATTACGAACGAAACAAAGCATCTTGGATTATCTTACCTGGACGTACTTTTATCGCCGATTGCTACGCAATCCCACCTACTACGGGTTGGAAACTACGGAAATGGACAATGTAAATTACTTCCTTTCGGAGCTAATCGAAACCGTGCTCGATAAGCTTATTCGGGCCGGATGTGTGATTGTGGAGGAAGATAACAGATCACTCATTGCCACATCTATGGGGCGCATATCTTCCTACTACTATCTATCGCACATCACCATGCGTCACTTTGCTGATACGCTCCGGTACGATATGAGCATGGAAGAGCTGCTACGAGCGATGGCAGACGCAGCGGAATTCGAAGAACATCCTGTTCGCCATAATGAAGATTTGTATAATGC TGACTTAGCGAAACTATGTCCACTGAAGGTGGATCCGCTATCTGTCGACAATCCGCACACCAAGGTATTCCTGCTCTTACAGGCTCACTTATCGCGGCTTCCCTTACCAAATTCCGATTACGGTACGGACACAAAATCGGTGCTCGATCAATCAATACGTATTCTTCAG GCCATGATCGATATCAGCGCGGAAAGTGGTTGGCTTGCAACAACGCTGCGAATACAACTGCTGATGCAGTGCATAATCCAGGCACGCTGGCTAGACGATCCTATCGTTATGACGCTCCCGAACGTAGAAGCGCATAATGCGGATATCTTCAATCAGATAAAAACAGA CTTACCATTCCTTACGCTTCCGgggttgaaagaaaaatgtcacCGGAAATACGAAATCCTAGCTGCAACGCTACGGCAGGAGTTTGACGAACCGGAAATTGAGCAGATTTACAAGGTGATAAGTGAGCTGCCCTTACTGAATGTTCAGATATCGATGCGCGGACCGTACGGCAAGGAGGGTGATGTGAGCCGGCCCGTTCAGCAACCTACGACCCGCGATCAATGGATGGAACTGTATGCCGATCAAGAGTACGTGGTTTGCGTGCAGCTCATAAGACTGGGATCGTTTGAAACGCTCCACATCAATTGTCCCAAGTTCCCGAAGGGTAAAGATGAGGGATGGTTCCTAACGTTGGGTCATCAAGCGGATGGAGAACTGGTAGCCCTGAAACGATGCGTGTACCGCAGCAATCGTAGCACTCATCAATTGTGCTTTTATGCCCCCTCGCGTGTTG GACGTTGTATATACACAGTGTACCTGCTTTCCGATGGCTACTTAGGACTAGATCAACAGTACAACATACAGTTCGAAGTGGTACCTCCTCCGGCACGTGAAAAAGATGGAATGCAACAAGTGTTTGGTAAAGATGAAGGATTCTGGTAA